The nucleotide sequence CAGGGAGGCAGGCCACACGCTCGACATGCCCGTCGGCGCCGCGCTTCTCGGTCGCATGTTGAACGTCTTCGGTGACGTCATCGATGGTGGCCCCGCGCTGTCCACGCTGCCGCGACGCTCGATCTACCAGCGGCCGGTGCCGCTCACCCGGCAGGCGACGACATCCGAGACGCTCGTCACCGGCATCAAGGCCATCGACCTGCTGTCGCCGCTGGAGCGGGGCGGCAAGGCCGGGCTGTTCGGCGGCGCCGGCGTCGGCAAGACGGTCCTCATCGCCGAGTTGATTCACAACATGGCGCGACAGCACCGGGGCGTCAGCCTTTTCTGCGGCATCGGCGAGCGCTGTCGCGAGGCCGAGGAGCTCTATCGGGAGATGCGCGAGGCCGGTGTGCTGGCCAACACCGTGATGGTCTTCAGCCAGATGAACGAGCCCTCGGGCTCCCGCTTCCGCGTCGGACACGCCGCGTTGACGATCGCCGAGCACTTCCGTGACGTCCAGCACCAGGACGTGCTGCTGCTCATCGACAACATCTTTCGCTTCATCCAGGCGGGGTCGGAGGTTTCGGGACTGCTGGGACGCATTCCGTCGCGCGTCGGATACCAGCCGACGCTCGCGAGCGAACTGGCCGAACTCGAAGAGCGAATCAGCAACACCGAGAACGGCGCCATCACGTCGATCCAGGCCGTGTACGTCCCGGCCGACGACTTCACCGATCCGGCCGCCGTGCACACTTTCGCGCACCTCTCGGCCTCCATCGTCCTGTCGCGCCGGCGCGCCAGCGAAGGACTGTACCCGGCGGTGAACCCGCTGCTCTCGACGTCGAAGATGCTGACGCCTTCCATCGTCGGCGACCGGCACTACCGGGTCGCGCAAGCCGTGCGGCGCACGCTCGCCACCTACGAGGAGCTGAAGGACATCATCGCGATGCTCGGGCTCGAGGAACTGTCGCGCGCCGATCGACGGACGGTGCAGCGCGCGCGCCGGCTCGAACGGTTCCTGACGCAGCCGTTTCACACCACCGAGCACTTCACTGGAGTGGCGGGGCGGACCGTGAGCCTGCAGGACACGCTCGACGGCTGCGAGCGGATCCTTGCCGACGAGTTCTCGGACCGTCCGGAGCGGACGCTGTACATGATCGGCGCGGTGGGCGAGGTGGTGGCCGGATGATGCACCTGAAGGTCCTGCTGCCGACCAACGTGGTGGTCGATGCCCCGGTGCGCAAGGTCAGTGCCGAGGGCCAGCACGGCCATTTCACGCTGCTGCCGCGGCACGCGGACGTCGTCACCGTGCTCGTGCCAGGCCTCCTCGCCTGGCTGGACGACGAGGAGCGCTTCGCGGCGGTGGACGGCGGCCTGCTGATCAAGCGCGGTGCCGACGTGACGATCGCGACCGAACGGGCG is from Acidobacteriota bacterium and encodes:
- a CDS encoding F0F1 ATP synthase subunit beta, translating into MHHGTDRVDDVRTDRGTGWIVAVRGSVVDVHCPAGVPAVNHRLEAGGDGEVVLEVVSHVDAHTARAIALTPTRGLTRGEAVREAGHTLDMPVGAALLGRMLNVFGDVIDGGPALSTLPRRSIYQRPVPLTRQATTSETLVTGIKAIDLLSPLERGGKAGLFGGAGVGKTVLIAELIHNMARQHRGVSLFCGIGERCREAEELYREMREAGVLANTVMVFSQMNEPSGSRFRVGHAALTIAEHFRDVQHQDVLLLIDNIFRFIQAGSEVSGLLGRIPSRVGYQPTLASELAELEERISNTENGAITSIQAVYVPADDFTDPAAVHTFAHLSASIVLSRRRASEGLYPAVNPLLSTSKMLTPSIVGDRHYRVAQAVRRTLATYEELKDIIAMLGLEELSRADRRTVQRARRLERFLTQPFHTTEHFTGVAGRTVSLQDTLDGCERILADEFSDRPERTLYMIGAVGEVVAG
- a CDS encoding F0F1 ATP synthase subunit epsilon, producing MHLKVLLPTNVVVDAPVRKVSAEGQHGHFTLLPRHADVVTVLVPGLLAWLDDEERFAAVDGGLLIKRGADVTIATERAVVGSGLGELRRTVEQDFRATDERERVARGAMARLEVDFIQRFMALEERTRV